One stretch of Anguilla anguilla isolate fAngAng1 chromosome 5, fAngAng1.pri, whole genome shotgun sequence DNA includes these proteins:
- the LOC118228266 gene encoding high choriolytic enzyme 1-like isoform X1, protein MSSLLWFTFAFIVLCAVHCYPLEQGSSDISAEEEGDPVYDNSLKEEESDVSTLIEKANKYVGQELDEPTVIGDIAVPADLGNADPCTSRGCKWEKSSDGTVYVPYVIANQYSSRERYIIERGLHSFPSYTCVRFKPHTTERDFVHIQSRGGCYSYLGRRGGGQVVSLNRQGCIYHGVVQHELLHALGFNHEQTRSDRDEHVRILFENIIQGQEYNFRKIHTNNLGTPYDYSSVMHYGRDAFSKNGQPTIVPIPDSNVAIGKATEMSRYDVMRINRLYECGRTG, encoded by the exons ATGTCGTCTCTCCTCTGGTTCACCTTTGCCTTCATTGTGCTCTGTGCAGTGCACTGTTATCCCTTGGAG CAGGGTTCATCTGACATCTCTGCTGAAGAGGAGGGGGACCCAGTCTATG ACAACAGTCTGAAAGAAGAGGAAAGTGATGTCTCAACTTTAATTGAGAAAGCAAACAAGTATGTGG gACAAGAACTGGATGAGCCAACTGTCATTGGGGACATCGCTGTTCCTGCTGATCTTGGGAATGCTGACCCTTGCACATCTCGTGGATGCAAGTGGGAAAAATCTTCAGACGGGACTGTTTATGTGCCCTATGTAATCGCCAATCAGTATT CATCGCGGGAAAGATACATCATTGAGCGTGGGCTGCACTCCTTTCCATCCTACACCTGCGTCCGTTTCAAGCCACACACAACGGAGAGAGACTTCGTGCACATCCAGTCTCGCGGAGG GTGTTACTCTTATTTGGGCCGACGGGGTGGTGGCCAGGTGGTGTCTCTGAATCGCCAGGGCTGCATCTATCACGGGGTTGTCCAGCATGAACTCCTGCACGCTCTAGGATTCAACCACGAGCAGACACGCAGCGATCGTGATGAGCATGTTCGTATCCTGTTTGAGAACATCATCCAAG GTCAGGAGTACAATTTCAGGAAAATCCATACCAACAACCTAGGGACCCCATATGACTACAGCTCTGTCATGCACTATGGGAG GGACGCCTTCTCCAAAAATGGGCAGCCAACTATTGTGCCCATTCCAGACAGTAATGTGGCAATTGGAAAAGCGACAGAAATGAGTCGCTATGACGTTATGAGGATTAATAGGCTCTATGAGTGTG
- the LOC118228266 gene encoding high choriolytic enzyme 1-like isoform X2 has protein sequence MSSLLWFTFAFIVLCAVHCYPLEGSSDISAEEEGDPVYDNSLKEEESDVSTLIEKANKYVGQELDEPTVIGDIAVPADLGNADPCTSRGCKWEKSSDGTVYVPYVIANQYSSRERYIIERGLHSFPSYTCVRFKPHTTERDFVHIQSRGGCYSYLGRRGGGQVVSLNRQGCIYHGVVQHELLHALGFNHEQTRSDRDEHVRILFENIIQGQEYNFRKIHTNNLGTPYDYSSVMHYGRDAFSKNGQPTIVPIPDSNVAIGKATEMSRYDVMRINRLYECGRTG, from the exons ATGTCGTCTCTCCTCTGGTTCACCTTTGCCTTCATTGTGCTCTGTGCAGTGCACTGTTATCCCTTGGAG GGTTCATCTGACATCTCTGCTGAAGAGGAGGGGGACCCAGTCTATG ACAACAGTCTGAAAGAAGAGGAAAGTGATGTCTCAACTTTAATTGAGAAAGCAAACAAGTATGTGG gACAAGAACTGGATGAGCCAACTGTCATTGGGGACATCGCTGTTCCTGCTGATCTTGGGAATGCTGACCCTTGCACATCTCGTGGATGCAAGTGGGAAAAATCTTCAGACGGGACTGTTTATGTGCCCTATGTAATCGCCAATCAGTATT CATCGCGGGAAAGATACATCATTGAGCGTGGGCTGCACTCCTTTCCATCCTACACCTGCGTCCGTTTCAAGCCACACACAACGGAGAGAGACTTCGTGCACATCCAGTCTCGCGGAGG GTGTTACTCTTATTTGGGCCGACGGGGTGGTGGCCAGGTGGTGTCTCTGAATCGCCAGGGCTGCATCTATCACGGGGTTGTCCAGCATGAACTCCTGCACGCTCTAGGATTCAACCACGAGCAGACACGCAGCGATCGTGATGAGCATGTTCGTATCCTGTTTGAGAACATCATCCAAG GTCAGGAGTACAATTTCAGGAAAATCCATACCAACAACCTAGGGACCCCATATGACTACAGCTCTGTCATGCACTATGGGAG GGACGCCTTCTCCAAAAATGGGCAGCCAACTATTGTGCCCATTCCAGACAGTAATGTGGCAATTGGAAAAGCGACAGAAATGAGTCGCTATGACGTTATGAGGATTAATAGGCTCTATGAGTGTG